The DNA region GAGGACATCCTCCAGACAGGCGCCGAAACCGATGATGCGGTTCGGCTCGCCCTGGCCAGTGACGACGGTCTGCGCCCGATATAGATCGTCGGCGGCGACCGCCATCGCGCCGTTGCCACAGATCGGCGCCGCAGCCAGCAGCGCGCCGGCCAAACAGCGCGTCAAAATTCCGATCAGAACCTGTCTCGTCTTGCGCAAGATCGTCATGATCACCTCCCGCAACGGTGGCGCGGCCGGCGCAGATTGGCGGTATTTCCCGGCGGCGCCAACTGGTTTCGACATGGCCGACATTCGGCACGTCCTCCCGCATGCACTGGCCACGCGCGGCCGGCCTGACATAGTGTCGAGAAAATATCACGCTGAGGAGACGTCCCGTGAAATGCTACGAACTGCAAGGCCCCGGCGGCATCGAGGCCCTCGCGCTGGTCGACAAGCCGGTTCCGCAGGCCGGCCCCGGCGAAGTCCTGGTGCGGCTGAAGGCGGCGACGCTGAACTATCGCGACCTGCTCACGGTCAAGGGCGGCTACGGCTCGCGCCAGAAATTTCCGCTGGTGCCGGTCTCCGACGGCGCCGGCGTGGTCGAGGCGGTCGGCGCCGGTGTCAAAAGCCTTGCGGCCGGCGACCGCGTGGTCGGCAGCTTCTTCGAGAGCTGGCTCGGCGGCGAACCGAGCGAGGCCAGGATGCGCGCGGCGCTCGGCGGCAGCGTCGACGGCGTGCTGACCGAGTACCGGGTGTTCCCGGCGCACGCGCTGGTGCGCACGCCGGAGCATCTCAATGACGTCGAGGCGGCGGCGCTGCCCTGCGCCGGCCTCACCGCCTGGAGCGCGGTGGTCAAGCTCGGCAACGTCAAGCCCGGGCAGACCGTGCTGACGCAGGGCACCGGCGGCGTCTCGCTGTTCGCGCTGCAATTCGCCAAGATGTGTGGCGCCCGCGTCATCGCCACCTCCTCCAGCGACGCCAAGATCGCGCGGCTGAAACAGCTCGGCGCCGACGTCACGCTGAACTACAGGAGCACGCCCGACTGGGGCAAGAAGGCACGCGAGCTGACCGGGCGTGGCGTCGACCTCGTCGTCGAGG from Bradyrhizobium genosp. L includes:
- a CDS encoding zinc-dependent alcohol dehydrogenase family protein; the encoded protein is MKCYELQGPGGIEALALVDKPVPQAGPGEVLVRLKAATLNYRDLLTVKGGYGSRQKFPLVPVSDGAGVVEAVGAGVKSLAAGDRVVGSFFESWLGGEPSEARMRAALGGSVDGVLTEYRVFPAHALVRTPEHLNDVEAAALPCAGLTAWSAVVKLGNVKPGQTVLTQGTGGVSLFALQFAKMCGARVIATSSSDAKIARLKQLGADVTLNYRSTPDWGKKARELTGRGVDLVVEVGGVGTLNESIRATKIGGTIAFIGVLAGPATSDSRLPLMVMQQQRLQGVTVGSVEDLQALCDGISMHRLTPVIDKVFAFDQVKDAFAHMASGAHFGKVAVAIG